CAAATGCAGGACAAATATGATGACAGTGAATACCATTCATAATGAAAACATATTCATGATCTTACCTCCAGGTCATCCTCCACAATGACCACTGTGGAGTAAGCAAAGACGTTGAACACTTGGTTTAGGGCCCAACGGTAGTGCCTGGCGATCTTGTAGTAACCCTGGAACTTCCTGTGATCGGGTCGCACTGGAATGTCCGCGAGATCCGGTTGGCTAATGTGGGTTATCTGACTGCCATAGGAGCCAATCACCCTTGCCGTATCTGCATGACCACAGTCCTGGCTGACAATGATTGGGTGAAGCTCAGCAGAAGGACGGTACTGTATGAGTTTATCCAAACTTCTCTTCACTGTTACTCTGTCACAGGCAATGACGAGAATTGGGATAATGATTTGAGGGCTTGGCTTAGTACGGCCTTCTTCATTTTCGGCCATTTTCTTGTCCTCTTGTTCCTGTTCCTGCTCCTTCATGACCAGCCGAGGTGGCGTGACCATTAGAACTTCATGTTTTTCTGTAACAGTTTTTGTATCATCTACAATTTTATGACTTATAGGTACTGCAGGAATCTGCTGAGGTTTTTTAGGCTCCTCAACGTTCTTTTCATCTTTTGTGTCCTCGGATTCCCTCTTTCCCAGTTCTTTCCGCTGTTCCCATAGTTCCCTGTGAGTCTGTATCTGTTTGAGAAGTTTCTTCTGAGTCTCCAGTTCTGATTCTACTTCTTCGGCCAATCTGATCACTTCGCCAGCCAATCCGCTAGCTCCACCCACTTTTACTTTTCCGCCTCCCCACTCCTCTCCAGCCCCTGGTTCAGCTCCGCCTCCCTCACCAAGTCGGCCAATGGGAGGCCTCCCCCATAAGAAGAGGAGAAGCAAGGCGTTCCAGGCGACAAATAGAAACGCTCCACACAAAATAAGAGATCCTTTCTTGCGAACCATGGTCCAGTGACACCACACAAGGGACCGCAGTGAGGAAAATGCTAGCAATCGGAGAAAAGGAAGATATAAATTTAGAGATAAAGATAAAATGACATAAATTATCAATCACAGACAAGAGTGAGGTAGAGAACAGAGAGACAAGAGTGAGGTAGAGAACAGAGAGGCAAGGCTCCAGACTGCGACCATTTTTTCTGCCTGTGCGATATGAGAAACATCAAACGGCAAACGAAACTGAAAGCATAACCAAACCACGCTACTCGTTTGTACTGCGCAGTGCTTAGAGTGTAGAGCCTGGCTTATACTTGCCACGTCAGCAGGAGTGCGAAAGTGCACGCAGCAAAAATGACGCGAATATTGAGGAAACGATGGATGGATCTCCCATTCACAAAATTCAAATCACaaataataggctactactgATGAAAAAGAACGGGTTGAATGTTAACCACTTTCGTTTTAATATAACTATGATAAAAGTTCATAAGCATGCATTGATTAATCCCATGTTGTAgcgcaaaaaataaataaataaaacaattattgcGACCAAATCATGTGCTCGTGCGACCAACTGAGAAAGTTGTAAAAAGAGCGACAAGTGGGAAGAATGAGTCTGGAGCCCTGAGAGGTGTAAAGCCTAACTgagtatgattttattttattttttcaaaaatgtccaCCTCGTGGATGCACATGCCTTTTTGCTAGGTAATATTTActgattttaataaagtaatggCTAAAGTAACACTTCATTATTTACACAAAAACGGTGTTGAAAATTTGTATACCAAATGGGAAATGGCAggtaaaataagaaaacattgaaaaaaaaaaatactggggtatatttacttatttgcatgttttccaTGATTAAAATCTCACTTCTCAATAATGTTCTTAtcgtatttttcttttaaatatattattattaaatgtgtaatataaatgtatactatttataaaatttataaaattcaGGTTCAAAAGACAGATTgctttgaaaatatgtacattttctcaaaatgcatttctttcaaattatagttattaataattctaaaattataacaattgtgtattttatattttaaaattcattatttCATACGTTAGGCTTTACAATATCAGTGTTAACCCTGTCTAATGTTCATTACCGATGGAGTACAGTACACAACAAGAGAAGTGACACCAATGTGAGTAACGTATAAGCAAGCATTTCTGTCGTTTGAACGGAAGTCGAGAGTTTGTCTTTAAAAACTGctgactgcagtaatgatgaaTCACCCATTGTAGCCAGTTACCCACAAGTCACCCACAATCTCTGGCGACGGCTCCAACTACATTTATCACTGCATGTCTTGTCTTTACATTCACATATCGTCATAGTGGTTTTGATGGGAAATATAGGACTATGTAAAGACGTTTATCACAGTATGATTGCCCTTAAATCTTTTATTCACCAACCGCCTCGCCTATATTTCATCTGTATTACAGCTGCCTTCATCTCGAACACAAATTAGAGTATTTCATTCACCCCACTCCACAGGAGGGCTTTAGGAAGTACAAacttcccagcatgctttgaaAACTATGCAAACCCAGCTCTTGGCAGGCTGAGGGCACTCCAGAGTAATTAAAACTGACAGTTTGATCAGACCGCCATGCGCCATCATTGCAAAAGAGTACTCTGTAATTACCGTGACAGTcaatggtgatttttttttttttttaaatagtcgGATGAGCTGAACCAAAAATCACAGCTAAGATATCAGTTCTGGATCCCAATTAGCTGATGCGTTTCATGACCCCACATGTCTTTGGACGGCAGGGGCAGGCTACTAACAAGAGCTAGCCTATTTTTTCTAAGTGGGCCAGACCAACATAGTTTGTATACCAGACAGGAATTTCCTTCTAAAGGAGGCCTACAATTCCCAAGAGTGAAATTCAGATTCGGTCTCATGATGTCAGTTGCACTATAGTGCCAAGTGTGGTTTTATGTTACCATGTGGTGTGGCCAATGAACAGAAGTCTGTCACTGACAAAAGAAGAGTCTTAGCGCGCTGACAGTCCGGCAGAAGTGAACATCCATCCTCCCTAAAACAGAAACGTGGCATTGCCCAGTGGTTCCTGTGTGGATTTACGAGGTCATAAATATTCTTTGAGTAAGCGCTTTTTCATTAGACACAAAACCCATGGCACTCATGAAGGATAGGGAGAATTATGCAGGCACTATGCaggcaagaaaaacaacattatCCAGGTGGACTCCAGCATATAGTGGCGTTAGTGCAAACGTTGTGTAACAGCAAACATCCCACGCTTCTGCTGACATTGAgtaagacagacagactgacaaTATTGATCCCTGAGAGGAAATTCTAGTTGCAAAGGCTACAAGGCGTCTAATAATTTAATTactaaatgtaatttctactaGTGGACAACTGTTATGGGTTTTTCACTGACAGTACTCACACCAGCATGTAAAAAGCAGAATGACTGATTGTTGGGGTTggtataatttttatttgtctcttATGTGcacctaggctgcatttatttgactaaaaatacagtaaaatcagtaatattgtgaaatattattagaattcaaaatagctgttttagattttaatttattttaaaatgtaatttattcttgagctgcaaagctgaattttctgcaccattacatttttcagtgatcattctaatatgctgatttgctgatcaaatatttcttgttattatcaatgttcaaaatgcttgtgctgcttaaaattttagtgaaaacagatttttttctttgatgaatagaaagtttgatAAAACAGCATTTAGCTGACATAAACAATAATGTCTTTACtagggctgccccctaatagCCGACTAATCGTTAGTCGACCAAAATTTCATTAGTCGCTTAGTCGCAGACAAGAAAAAAATCCACAGGCGAAGTCACGTAGTCCGTGACCAACAGATTGTTAACGGCTGGTCTTTGTGGTAATACAGTACATCAGGCTGGACAGCCAAAAACTCGCCTATCATTCaccgacctcaaatatggcttatcatatgaaatatgtaagtattagcaactttacatggccgctaATCTAATAttaacctagagaaatgtgTGCTGTTCAAGTGTCTGTGTGGAGTGTGGAAGCTGAGCGCTCATTGCAGGACAGATGGAGGCGCCggtgcgctcacttgctcttaaaatactgGTCATTTCTGGTTATACAGATAAAAGTAATACATCTTttgaatctgtaaagactctacgttCATTTGTGTGCACTcgtcacaataacaacaaatcgcgcttttgtgaaataatgaaagcaaacaggatgcactttctgccgtctcggtctctgtgaacttgagcgcGAAACATCATGTATATCTTTACCTTacagacataaaaaatatatctacAGAGAGTGAAAGGTCTGCtttcaaatgaaccaattcaaatggaactattctcagattatgtaatccatatgaaacatgcatacagACGCATCACTACTGCAGTGATGACGTGTCAGTGTCGCCGACTTCATCTCTTAAACTGAGAACAAAGAAAGCATTAGTTTATCAACTTGATAAACTAATGACAAAGaatgatttaaatggtttattaataaacgtgtGATTATTCATTATAGTCAACCAGAAAAATCCTTAGTAGAGTACAGCCctagtctttactgtcatttttgatcaaattaatgcatccttgctgaataaaagtattacttaaaaaaaaaaatgacccaaCATTTCTGAACAGTAGTGAACATGCacataaattttaataataaaattttaagaTACCATATGAAATGTACACAAAATGACAgatattagcatttattttacacaacataattcttaaattattaaagTCTATAGTTGTTACATTAcaattcaaatattattaaagtaatgttaaCAATGGaactgacaaaaacatttatctgATATTAGTTTAAACACCCTGGTTTCTCTAAATCTAAGCATAGTTAAACTAAACCTGTTAGTGATTGATAGGATGGATCATAGTGTAAAAGACCAGACTTCATTCATAACTTCATTTTGAGCAGTACACAGATTTCAGAATTATGTTAGTCTGGTTGAGCAAGCACAGGTAACCAATGTGGCCAGATATCATCCAATTAATCGACAACTATGACAATTTTATGTACTGCTAAAAAAATGATAGCTACAACACAGGAAGCATGTAGTTTTGCTTACTACTATGAGCTAAACTAAAGAAACAACAAGGT
This portion of the Onychostoma macrolepis isolate SWU-2019 chromosome 19, ASM1243209v1, whole genome shotgun sequence genome encodes:
- the mgat1b gene encoding alpha-1,3-mannosyl-glycoprotein 2-beta-N-acetylglucosaminyltransferase b isoform X2, with amino-acid sequence MVRKKGSLILCGAFLFVAWNALLLLFLWGRPPIGRLGEGGGAEPGAGEEWGGGKVKVGGASGLAGEVIRLAEEVESELETQKKLLKQIQTHRELWEQRKELGKRESEDTKDEKNVEEPKKPQQIPAVPISHKIVDDTKTVTEKHEVLMVTPPRLVMKEQEQEQEDKKMAENEEGRTKPSPQIIIPILVIACDRVTVKRSLDKLIQYRPSAELHPIIVSQDCGHADTARVIGSYGSQITHISQPDLADIPVRPDHRKFQGYYKIARHYRWALNQVFNVFAYSTVVIVEDDLEVAPDFFEYFRALYPILRSDPTLWCISAWNDNGRDGLVDPGKADLLYRTDFFPGLGWMLLKEVWAELEPKWPKAFWDDWMRQPEQRKDRSCIRPEVSRTITFGRKGVSLGQFFDQYLRYIKLNTEFVPFTKLDLSYLVREKYDETFENEVYSAPLVKVEELHQGGSLKGSGPFRVQYSSRDSFKVLARNLGVMDDLKSGVPRAGYRGVVSFISRGRRIYLAPPEGWTKYDTSWS
- the mgat1b gene encoding alpha-1,3-mannosyl-glycoprotein 2-beta-N-acetylglucosaminyltransferase b isoform X1; amino-acid sequence: MMKAFSSLRSLVWCHWTMVRKKGSLILCGAFLFVAWNALLLLFLWGRPPIGRLGEGGGAEPGAGEEWGGGKVKVGGASGLAGEVIRLAEEVESELETQKKLLKQIQTHRELWEQRKELGKRESEDTKDEKNVEEPKKPQQIPAVPISHKIVDDTKTVTEKHEVLMVTPPRLVMKEQEQEQEDKKMAENEEGRTKPSPQIIIPILVIACDRVTVKRSLDKLIQYRPSAELHPIIVSQDCGHADTARVIGSYGSQITHISQPDLADIPVRPDHRKFQGYYKIARHYRWALNQVFNVFAYSTVVIVEDDLEVAPDFFEYFRALYPILRSDPTLWCISAWNDNGRDGLVDPGKADLLYRTDFFPGLGWMLLKEVWAELEPKWPKAFWDDWMRQPEQRKDRSCIRPEVSRTITFGRKGVSLGQFFDQYLRYIKLNTEFVPFTKLDLSYLVREKYDETFENEVYSAPLVKVEELHQGGSLKGSGPFRVQYSSRDSFKVLARNLGVMDDLKSGVPRAGYRGVVSFISRGRRIYLAPPEGWTKYDTSWS